From the genome of uncultured Methanobacterium sp.:
ACTCGGTTAAAGTTGAAAATGATGAGTACGTGGTCTGTTCTACCCGTCACAATTCTATGGGGACATTTTAAACTTTAACTGGTTTAAATTCCCATTAGGGCATTTTAATTCTATGATGGCATTTTAAACAGTTATAAGGCGAATGATTAAAAAAATTAACTAACAAAGTTAAATTCTAACCAGTTAGATTTATTTTATCAAATCCAGTTAATAATCCGGTGATTTTTAATGGGGAAAAAAGTAATTCAAATATCTGATGTGCATTTTGGGGATACCACCTTCTCTTTGGAACTTAAATCCAACCTCCGGGCTCAGTTAGAGGATGAAAATCCTGATCTTTTAATATTTGCCGGGGATCTCACTGCCAGTGGTTATGCTCATGAATATGAACAGGCCCTGGAATTTGTAGATGAACTAAAATCCATCACCAAAACCCACATAGTTCCAGGAAACCATGATGCCCGTAACGTGGGTCTGGTTCATTTTGAAAACATGATCAGTGAGCGTAAATTCGTTCACACGGATAAAAGCTCCAACTTCACCATCATTGGACTTGACTCCTCTGAAGCTGATGTCAGTCACGGGCAGATTGGACGCGACCAGATGGACTGGTTGAAAGAGGAGTTGGGTAAAATACCAGAGGACCGGGCTAAAGTAGTCACCTTCCACCACCACATTATACCTATCCCCCAGACCGGGAGAGAAAGAAATATCTTGCTGGATTCAGGAGATTTAATGCATATTTTAACTGAAAATGGGGTTGATTTTGTTTTAAACGGGCATAAACATGTCCCCAACGTGTGGATGCTCAACAATATGGTGGTTTTAAACTCTGGAACTGCAACTACCGGTAAACTGCGTGGAAATGGTTATGCCAGTTATAATCAACTGGAAATCAAGGAGGGGGAAGTATTGGTTAACCTGGTGAAGACTGAAAATGGGAGTAAAAGGGAGATAGCGCATTATTCCGTGGGATTAATGGATGAATCTATGGTGATCCATTCATATATCCATAAATCCATACATAGTGTATAAATAATATCCAAA
Proteins encoded in this window:
- a CDS encoding metallophosphoesterase yields the protein MGKKVIQISDVHFGDTTFSLELKSNLRAQLEDENPDLLIFAGDLTASGYAHEYEQALEFVDELKSITKTHIVPGNHDARNVGLVHFENMISERKFVHTDKSSNFTIIGLDSSEADVSHGQIGRDQMDWLKEELGKIPEDRAKVVTFHHHIIPIPQTGRERNILLDSGDLMHILTENGVDFVLNGHKHVPNVWMLNNMVVLNSGTATTGKLRGNGYASYNQLEIKEGEVLVNLVKTENGSKREIAHYSVGLMDESMVIHSYIHKSIHSV